From the Lathyrus oleraceus cultivar Zhongwan6 chromosome 4, CAAS_Psat_ZW6_1.0, whole genome shotgun sequence genome, one window contains:
- the LOC127136404 gene encoding uncharacterized protein LOC127136404: MATLFAERGAQWSAVLNSGQLFTENCMKVMKEETLKSNTHQVSIFDYQHHTFSVKETMDHGEGKPMGRYKVNLQGGWCDCGKFQAFRVPCSHVIAACSKIRQDAYGLLSTVYKVSNLFGVYSNSFPVLPYDAYWPVFEGDLLCHNPSMRRNKKGRPVSRRIRTEMDTNDTLERKCTLCRLHGHNRSRCPNARATTD; this comes from the coding sequence atggcaacgttgttcgcTGAAAGGGGTGCACAATGGAGTGCAGTGTTGAACTCTGGCCAACTATTTACAGAAAACTGCATGAAGGTGATGAAGGAAGAAACACTAAAGTCCAACACACATCAGGTGTCAATTTTTGACTACCAGCATCACACTTTCAGTGTAAAAGAGACAATGGACCATGGTGAGGGGAAGCCTATGGGACGTTACAAGGTCAACCTACAAGGTGGTTGGTGTGATTGCGGAAAGTTTCAAGCTTTTCGTGTTCCTTGTTCACATGTTATCGCTGCGTGTTCCAAGATACGCCAGGACGCATACGGTCTTCTGTCCACCGTTTACAAGGTTTCAAACCTATTTGGGGTTTACAGTAATAGTTTCCCAGTGCTGCCATACGATGCATATTGGCCCGTTTTTGAAGGAGATCTACTATGCCATAATCCTAGCATGAGAAGGAACAAGAAAGGTCGCCCAGTAAGCAGGCGTATAAGAACGGAAATGGACACAAATGATACGTTGGAGAGAAAATGCACCTTATGTCGTCTTCATGGTCACAACCGATCTCGATGTCCCAACGCCAGAGCTACTACCGATTAG